CGGGTCGCCAGATGGAGTACTGGCTGGCCAGGTTGCGCAAGGACGAGCCCGGCAAGGGCTGAAGCTGGACTTGGGTCCGGTGGCGGCATGACGGCACCGGACTTTTTCTTCCCGAGTACGGGGGGGATGGCGTCGCTCGGGTAAAATTGCGCCCATGAGTTCCGCACATTCCCCCCGTTTCGTTCACCTCCGTCTTCACACCGAATACTCGATCACGGACGGCATCGTCCAGATCGATCAGGCCATTTCGTCTGCGGCTGCAGACGGCATGCCTGCGCTCGGCATCTCCGATCTCGCCAACCTGTTCGGGATGGTCAAGTTTTACAAGGGCTGCCGCGGCAAGGGCATCAAGCCGATCGTTGGAGCGGATGTCTGGATCGAGAACGAGGTCGAGCGCGACAAGCCTTATCGCGTGCTGCTGATCTGCAAGAACCGCAACGGTTATGGGCAGTTGTCCGAACTGCTGACGCGAGCCTATCTGGAGAACAAGCACCGCGGGCGGGCAGAATTGCGCCGCGCGTGGTTTGAAGACGGTGCCGCGAGCGATCTGCTCTGCCTTTCCGGCGCCATGATGGGCGATATCGGGCAAAACCTGGTCAACGGCAATCCCGAGATCGCCGAACTGCTGGCGGCCGACTGGAAACGCATGTTTCCGGGCGGCTTCTATATCGAGCTGCAGCGTGCCGGACATCCCGGCACCGAGGCTTATATTCGCCAGGCGCTGGTGCTGGCGAACAAGCTCGGCCTGCCGGTGGTGGCGACGCATCCGGTGCAGTTCCTCACCCGTGAGGATTTCAAGGCGCATGAGGCCCGCGTGTGTATCGCACAGGGCTACGTGCTGGCCGACAAGCGTCGTCCGCGTGACTTTACCGAAGAGCAGTACCTCAAGAGCCAGGACGAGATGTGCGAACTGTTCGCCGATCTCCCCGAGGCGCTCGAGAACGCCGTCGAGATTGCACGCCGGTGCTCGCTGACGGTGCAGCTGGGCAAGAACTTCCTGCCGCAGTTCCCGACGCCGGAAGGCATGACGCTGGACGACTTCCTGGTGCAGGAGGCCAAGGACGGCCTCGAGCGCCGGCTTGTCCAGCTCTATCCGAACCCGGAGGAGCGCGAGCGCCAGCGTCAGCGTTACGAGGACCGGCTGAAGTTCGAAACCGACACCATCATCCAGATGGGTTTTCCAGGCTACTTCCTGATCGTTGCCGACTTCATCCGCTGGGGCAAGGCGAATGGCGTGCCGGTGGGGCCGGGGCGAGGTTCCGGTGCCGGTTCGCTGGTAGCCTATTCGCTTGATATTACCGACATCGATCCGCTTGAGTACGCGCTGCTGTTCGAGCGCTTCCTCAACCCGGAGCGGGTGTCGATGCCCGACTTCGATATCGACTTCTGCCAGGACAACCGCTATCGCGTGATCGAGTACGTGCGCGAGCGCTATGGCAAGGACGCGGTGAGCCAGATCGCCACCTTCGGCACGATGGCCTCGAAGGCTGTGGTGCGCGACGTGGGGCGTGTGCTGGATCTGCCCTATGGTCTGTGCGACAGGCTGTCCAAGCTGGTGCCGGTCGAAGGTGCGAAGCCGGTTTCACTGACCCGTGCCTACGAGATGGAGCCGCAGATCGGCGACATGATGAAGGACGGCAATGACGGCGAATCGGTGCAGGAGTTGTGGAGTCTGGCGCTGCCGCTCGAGGGCCTGTCGCGTAACGTCGGCATGCACGCCGGCGGCGTGCTGATCGCGCCGGGCAAGCTGACCGATTTCTGTCCGCTCTACATCGCCGATGGCGACGATGCGACCCCGGTGTCGCAGTTCGACAAGGACGACGTCGAAGCCGTGGGCCTGGTGAAGTTCGACTTTCTCGGCCTGCGCAACCTGACGATTATCGAGCTTGCGCTGCAGTACGTGGAGCGCGAGACCGGCAAGCGGCCCGACCTGATGAGCCTTGGCTTCAAGGACCCCGCCGCCTACCAGATCCTGAAGGATGCCAATACCACGGCGATCTTCCAGGTCGAATCGGACGGCATGAAGAAGCTGCTCAAGAAGCTTGCGCCCGACCGCTTCGAAGACATCATCGCCGTGCTCGCGCTCTATCGCCCCGGCCCGCTCGGTTCGGGCATGGTGGATGACTTCATCCTGCGAAAGAAGGGCCAGCAGGAGATCGACTACTTCCATCCCGACCTCAAGGCCTGCCTGGAGCCGACCTATGGCGTGATCGTGTACCAGGAACAGGTGATGCAGATCAGCCAGATCATCGGCGGCTACACCCTGGGCGGGGCGGACATGCTGCGCCGGGCGATGGGCAAGAAGAAAGCCGAGGAGATGGCCAAGCACCGCGCCACGATTGCCGACGGTGCGAAGCAGAAGGGCTACGATCCGGCACTGGCCGAGCAGCTGTTCGACCTCATGACCAAGTTCGCGGAGTACGGCTTCAACAAGTCGCACACCGCGGCCTATGCGGTGGTCACCTACCACACGGCGTGGTTGAAGGCCCACTACTGCGCGGCCTTCATGGCGGCGACGATGTCGTCCGACCTCGACAACACCGACACGGTGAAGATCTTCTATGAAGACACCGTTGCCAACAAGATCGAGGTGTTGCCGCCCGACGTCAATGCATCCGATTACCGTTTCGTGCCCGTCGATCGCAAGGTGATCCGTTACGGTCTCGGCGCGGTCAAAGGGGTGGGCGAACCGGCGGTGCGCGCGATCATCGCGGCGCGCGAGAAAGGCGCACCCTTCCGCGACCTGTTTGATTTCTGCGAGCGTGTGGACCGTCGTCTGGCCAATCGCCGGGTCATCGAGGCCCTGATCCGCTCGGGCGCGATGGATACGCTGGAGGGTCACAAGGGCCTCGATCGCGCGCAACTGATGGCGACCGTATCGCTGGCGATGGAGGCCGCCGAGCAGGTGGCCGCCAATGCGATGCAGGGTGGCCTGTTCGACATGATGCCCGAGGCGGCAGGGGCGGGGGTCGAGTTCGTCAAGGTGCGGCCGTGGACCGAGCGCGAGCGCCTCAAGGAAGAGAAGACCGCGATCGGCTTCTTCCTCTCCGGTCACCCCTTCAATGCCTTCAAGGGCGAGGTGCGCCGCTTCGTGCGCCGCACGCTGGCCCAGATCGAGCCGTCGCGCGACCTGACCATGATGGCGGGTGTGGTGATGGAGGTGCGGACCAAGGTGGGCAACCGCGGCAAGATGGCCTTCGTGCTGCTCGACGACGGCACGCAGCCACGCGAGGTGGCGGTCTATTCCGAGGTGCTCGATGCCAACCGCGGCAAGATCGTCACCGACGAGGTGCTGGTGATCGAGGGCAAGGTCAGCAATGACGAGTTCTCGGGCGGTTTCCGCATCATCGCCGACAAGCTGCTGACACTGGGCGAGGCGCGCAGCCGTTTCGCGCGTGCGCTGCAACTGAAGCTCAACGGCGAAGTGGGTGAGAGTGGCGGCGCGGCGGCAACGGCCGACCGTCTGCAGACCTTGCTGACGCCGTTCCGCGATGGCGGCTGCCCGGTCAAGGTGCGTTATCGCAACGCCGTGGCCGAGGCGGAACTGCCTTTTGGCGACGGCTGGCGCGTGCGGCTGGAGGAAAGCCTGCTCGAGAGCCTGCGCGAGTGGCTGCCGCCCGAGGCGGTGGAAGTGGTGTATCCGAACTGACGAGGGCGAGCGCCCTGCGGAGTGCTTAAACCCAGTCTTTGGGCTGCAGGAAGACGTCGTAGAGGCGGGCTTCCGGCGAACCGGCTTCGGGGTGCCAGTCGTAGCGCCATTTGACGATGGGCGGCATCGACATCAGGATGGATTCGGTGCGTCCGCCCGATTGCAGGCCGAACAGGGTGCCGCGGTCGAAAACCAGATTGAATTCGACGTAGCGACCGCGGCGATATGCCTGGAAGTCGCGTTCGCGCTCGCCATAGGGCGCGTCGCGATGACGTTCGATGATGGGCAGATAGGCGTCGATAAAGGCGTCGCCAACCGATCGCGTCAGGCCGAATGCGGTGTCGAAATCGGTCTTGCCGTCAGCGCCAAGATCGTCGAAGAAGAGTCCGCCGACGCCGCGGGGTTCGTTGCGATGCTTGAGGAAGAAATAGCGGTCGCACCATTCCTTCAGACGCGCATGCTCGGCCTCGCCGCCAAACGGCAGGACCGCCGCTTTGCAGGTCGCGTGAAAGTGGCGGACGTCATCCTCGTAGCCATAATAAGGCGTCAGGTCCATGCCGCCGCCAAACCACCACACGGGATCCTTGCCTTCGGCCAGGGCGATGAAGCAGCGC
This genomic interval from Parazoarcus communis contains the following:
- the hemF gene encoding oxygen-dependent coproporphyrinogen oxidase — encoded protein: MTPSTVRPYFTDLQTRIVTRLEQFDGQAFKADGWARPGGGGGLSRVIEEGNFFERGGVNFSHVMGDGMPASATAHRPELAGRRFEAMGVSLVLHPHNPYCPTVHMNVRCFIALAEGKDPVWWFGGGMDLTPYYGYEDDVRHFHATCKAAVLPFGGEAEHARLKEWCDRYFFLKHRNEPRGVGGLFFDDLGADGKTDFDTAFGLTRSVGDAFIDAYLPIIERHRDAPYGERERDFQAYRRGRYVEFNLVFDRGTLFGLQSGGRTESILMSMPPIVKWRYDWHPEAGSPEARLYDVFLQPKDWV
- the dnaE gene encoding DNA polymerase III subunit alpha, encoding MSSAHSPRFVHLRLHTEYSITDGIVQIDQAISSAAADGMPALGISDLANLFGMVKFYKGCRGKGIKPIVGADVWIENEVERDKPYRVLLICKNRNGYGQLSELLTRAYLENKHRGRAELRRAWFEDGAASDLLCLSGAMMGDIGQNLVNGNPEIAELLAADWKRMFPGGFYIELQRAGHPGTEAYIRQALVLANKLGLPVVATHPVQFLTREDFKAHEARVCIAQGYVLADKRRPRDFTEEQYLKSQDEMCELFADLPEALENAVEIARRCSLTVQLGKNFLPQFPTPEGMTLDDFLVQEAKDGLERRLVQLYPNPEERERQRQRYEDRLKFETDTIIQMGFPGYFLIVADFIRWGKANGVPVGPGRGSGAGSLVAYSLDITDIDPLEYALLFERFLNPERVSMPDFDIDFCQDNRYRVIEYVRERYGKDAVSQIATFGTMASKAVVRDVGRVLDLPYGLCDRLSKLVPVEGAKPVSLTRAYEMEPQIGDMMKDGNDGESVQELWSLALPLEGLSRNVGMHAGGVLIAPGKLTDFCPLYIADGDDATPVSQFDKDDVEAVGLVKFDFLGLRNLTIIELALQYVERETGKRPDLMSLGFKDPAAYQILKDANTTAIFQVESDGMKKLLKKLAPDRFEDIIAVLALYRPGPLGSGMVDDFILRKKGQQEIDYFHPDLKACLEPTYGVIVYQEQVMQISQIIGGYTLGGADMLRRAMGKKKAEEMAKHRATIADGAKQKGYDPALAEQLFDLMTKFAEYGFNKSHTAAYAVVTYHTAWLKAHYCAAFMAATMSSDLDNTDTVKIFYEDTVANKIEVLPPDVNASDYRFVPVDRKVIRYGLGAVKGVGEPAVRAIIAAREKGAPFRDLFDFCERVDRRLANRRVIEALIRSGAMDTLEGHKGLDRAQLMATVSLAMEAAEQVAANAMQGGLFDMMPEAAGAGVEFVKVRPWTERERLKEEKTAIGFFLSGHPFNAFKGEVRRFVRRTLAQIEPSRDLTMMAGVVMEVRTKVGNRGKMAFVLLDDGTQPREVAVYSEVLDANRGKIVTDEVLVIEGKVSNDEFSGGFRIIADKLLTLGEARSRFARALQLKLNGEVGESGGAAATADRLQTLLTPFRDGGCPVKVRYRNAVAEAELPFGDGWRVRLEESLLESLREWLPPEAVEVVYPN